The proteins below come from a single Parageobacillus toebii NBRC 107807 genomic window:
- the tyrS gene encoding tyrosine--tRNA ligase codes for MDLLQELEWRGLINQVTDKEGLQKLLNEEKVTLYSGFDPTADSLHIGHLLPILTLRRFQLAGHRPIALVGGATGLIGDPSGKKSERTLNAKETVQQWSERIKEQLSRFLDFDAKENPAKIANNYDWIGSLDVITFLRDVGKNFGLNYMLAKESVQSRIETGISFTEFSYMILQSLDFLKLYQNEQCRLQIGGSDQWGNITAGLELIRKTEGDAKAFGLTVPLVTKADGTKFGKTESGAIWLDREKTSPYEFYQFWINTDDRDVIKYLKYFTFLSKEEIEELEKQLQKAPEQRAAQKALAEEMTKLVHGEEALKQAIRISEALFSGSVSQLTAEEIEQGFKDVPSFEYKGEEVPLVELLVMAKIVPSKRQAREDITNGAIYINGERIQDVNAVITKENRIEGRFTIIRRGKKKYYLIRYQ; via the coding sequence ATGGACTTGTTGCAAGAGTTGGAATGGCGCGGATTAATTAACCAAGTCACGGATAAGGAAGGGCTTCAGAAATTACTAAATGAGGAAAAAGTGACGCTATATTCCGGATTTGACCCTACGGCGGACAGTTTGCACATCGGACATTTATTGCCGATTTTAACGCTGCGCCGATTTCAGCTAGCTGGCCATCGTCCAATTGCGCTTGTTGGCGGTGCGACCGGGCTAATCGGAGACCCAAGCGGAAAAAAAAGCGAGCGTACATTAAATGCAAAAGAAACGGTGCAACAATGGAGTGAACGCATTAAAGAACAATTGTCAAGATTTTTAGATTTTGACGCGAAAGAAAATCCGGCGAAAATCGCCAACAACTATGATTGGATTGGTTCGCTTGATGTGATTACTTTTTTGCGCGATGTTGGAAAAAACTTCGGGCTAAACTACATGCTGGCGAAAGAATCGGTGCAATCGCGCATCGAGACAGGCATTTCGTTTACGGAGTTTAGCTATATGATTTTACAATCATTGGACTTCTTAAAACTTTATCAAAACGAACAATGTCGTTTGCAAATTGGCGGCAGTGACCAATGGGGAAATATCACAGCAGGATTAGAGTTAATCCGAAAAACGGAAGGAGATGCAAAAGCGTTTGGATTAACCGTTCCGCTTGTTACCAAAGCAGATGGAACAAAATTCGGGAAAACAGAGAGCGGAGCCATTTGGCTTGATCGGGAAAAAACGTCTCCATATGAGTTTTACCAATTTTGGATTAACACAGACGACCGTGATGTCATTAAATATTTAAAATACTTTACGTTCTTATCGAAAGAAGAAATTGAAGAGCTAGAAAAACAACTGCAGAAAGCTCCGGAACAGCGTGCGGCGCAAAAAGCGTTAGCTGAAGAAATGACGAAACTTGTCCATGGAGAAGAAGCCTTGAAGCAAGCGATTCGCATTTCGGAGGCGCTCTTTAGTGGAAGTGTGTCACAATTAACAGCAGAGGAAATTGAACAAGGGTTTAAAGACGTTCCTTCTTTTGAATATAAGGGAGAGGAAGTTCCGCTAGTGGAACTCCTTGTCATGGCGAAGATTGTGCCATCGAAACGGCAGGCGAGGGAAGATATTACAAACGGAGCGATTTACATCAATGGCGAGCGCATACAAGACGTCAATGCAGTGATTACAAAAGAAAACCGCATCGAAGGACGTTTTACCATCATTCGCCGCGGAAAGAAAAAATATTATTTAATTCGCTACCAATAA
- a CDS encoding GAF domain-containing protein, whose protein sequence is MFHAVAYNGTREENYELVIQQLRALIEGESNFIANLANASALLNHFFEQINWVGFYLTENDELVLGPFQGLPACVRIPFGKGVCGTAAKNKKTIIVPDVHLFPGHIACDAASQSEIVVPMIKDGNVIGVLDIDSPIKNRFDETDQKYLEKFVDVIIATL, encoded by the coding sequence TTGTTTCATGCTGTCGCTTATAACGGAACACGGGAAGAAAACTACGAACTTGTCATTCAACAGCTGCGCGCGTTAATTGAAGGAGAATCAAACTTCATCGCTAATTTAGCCAACGCTTCCGCTTTATTAAATCATTTTTTCGAACAAATCAATTGGGTTGGTTTCTACTTAACGGAAAACGATGAGCTTGTGTTAGGTCCGTTTCAAGGGCTTCCGGCCTGTGTACGCATTCCGTTTGGCAAAGGTGTATGCGGCACCGCCGCAAAAAACAAAAAAACCATCATCGTTCCTGACGTTCATCTGTTTCCAGGGCACATTGCATGTGATGCTGCATCGCAATCAGAAATTGTCGTACCTATGATAAAAGATGGGAATGTAATCGGTGTACTAGACATTGATAGTCCGATCAAAAATCGTTTTGATGAAACAGATCAAAAATATTTGGAAAAGTTCGTCGACGTCATTATAGCGACATTATAG
- a CDS encoding sensor domain-containing diguanylate cyclase, with the protein MKLEEEKVYGAFKQKFFHWFLSYDDYENFSNVITELLLLLKQELMIKQAAFFVFDPLNKSFYPEAITKSEESHSPFCHQILPDNIKAMVDDEQQTIQIHEDEKYITAQIFLRLSEELIGMLQLVYDRQLFISRKLLKKIKQDFSTLFRKFRMISQGLSDEKRYEQLHRFAAKIHSSMKIDDVLEEIINTLKQVYPSFTYYLLLSHDNQHHGHLPIKPLVFDESGENMAAMQAFLTGRIQFEDSISLRRSVLYAPIKGAQGVYGVIEIMAPYIMEFPKREINFISLLANTAGSALENAKLYEQSRRLVADLQLINETIHQLNANLRLQDAIEFMVKQIKQSFCADEVGFFWFEGRKRKLLPGSTPFFQSCKSKKYIEFVEKKMKTEKDIVFVGDTKIHASLSVPVYHSLMAAPMVQNGELKGVTIVLHREPYHFTFEMFKLLQSLIQHSTLAFTNAMLREELEKHVVTDYLTKLYTRRYLDEQIKTSMLHDEFGTFILVDIDNFKQVNDTYGHQIGDHVLVQVANIIRSNIRASDIGARWGGEELAVYLPKVSLAVGISIAHRLAEKVRKETHPPVTISCGISYWKKNRPEEAKDLFKRADEALYAAKRTGKNCIFVKDYVRQYKV; encoded by the coding sequence ATGAAATTAGAAGAAGAAAAAGTGTACGGAGCCTTTAAACAAAAATTTTTTCATTGGTTTTTATCGTATGATGATTATGAGAATTTTTCCAATGTGATCACAGAATTGCTGTTACTACTCAAACAGGAGCTTATGATAAAGCAAGCTGCTTTTTTTGTGTTTGATCCTTTAAATAAATCGTTTTATCCGGAAGCAATCACGAAATCAGAAGAAAGTCACTCTCCTTTCTGTCATCAAATTCTGCCTGACAATATAAAAGCAATGGTAGATGATGAGCAGCAGACGATACAAATTCATGAAGATGAAAAGTATATAACCGCGCAAATTTTCCTTCGTCTTTCCGAGGAGTTAATCGGGATGTTGCAGCTAGTGTATGATCGCCAGCTTTTCATAAGCAGAAAGCTGCTAAAAAAAATCAAACAAGATTTTTCAACGCTTTTCCGAAAGTTCAGGATGATATCCCAAGGGCTTAGCGATGAAAAACGTTATGAACAGCTTCATCGGTTTGCCGCGAAAATTCATTCATCGATGAAGATTGATGATGTGCTCGAGGAAATTATTAACACTCTTAAGCAAGTATATCCGTCCTTTACATACTATTTGCTTTTGTCGCACGATAATCAGCATCACGGGCATTTGCCAATCAAACCGCTTGTTTTTGATGAAAGCGGCGAAAATATGGCAGCGATGCAGGCTTTTTTGACGGGGAGAATTCAGTTTGAAGACTCCATTTCGCTGCGTCGTTCCGTTTTGTATGCGCCGATTAAAGGAGCGCAGGGCGTTTACGGTGTTATTGAAATTATGGCCCCTTACATTATGGAGTTTCCAAAAAGGGAAATCAATTTTATTTCTTTGCTTGCCAATACGGCGGGAAGCGCGTTGGAAAATGCGAAATTGTATGAGCAATCCCGTCGTCTCGTTGCGGATTTACAGCTAATTAATGAAACGATACACCAGTTGAATGCAAATTTGCGTCTTCAAGATGCCATTGAATTTATGGTAAAGCAAATTAAGCAATCGTTTTGTGCGGATGAAGTCGGTTTTTTCTGGTTTGAAGGGAGGAAACGAAAGCTATTACCTGGAAGCACACCATTTTTTCAATCCTGTAAATCCAAAAAGTATATTGAATTTGTGGAAAAGAAAATGAAAACGGAAAAGGATATCGTCTTTGTTGGAGATACAAAAATTCATGCTTCTCTTTCCGTTCCTGTCTATCACTCTCTAATGGCTGCTCCTATGGTTCAAAATGGGGAGCTAAAAGGAGTTACGATTGTTTTACATCGCGAACCATACCATTTTACGTTTGAAATGTTTAAACTGTTGCAGTCACTGATTCAACATTCCACCCTCGCATTTACGAATGCGATGTTAAGAGAAGAGCTTGAAAAGCACGTTGTTACGGACTATTTGACGAAATTGTATACAAGACGCTATTTAGATGAACAAATCAAAACATCGATGCTTCATGATGAATTTGGAACGTTTATTTTAGTCGATATTGATAATTTTAAACAAGTAAATGATACATATGGACATCAAATCGGGGATCATGTGCTCGTTCAGGTTGCCAATATCATTCGTTCCAATATTCGCGCTAGTGACATCGGCGCTCGTTGGGGCGGGGAGGAACTTGCCGTCTATTTGCCGAAAGTGTCATTAGCCGTAGGAATTTCGATTGCGCATCGTCTTGCTGAAAAAGTAAGAAAGGAAACACATCCTCCTGTAACGATTTCATGCGGCATTTCGTATTGGAAAAAAAATCGTCCCGAAGAAGCGAAAGATTTATTTAAACGGGCTGATGAGGCGCTTTATGCGGCGAAAAGAACAGGAAAGAATTGTATTTTTGTGAAAGATTATGTTCGTCAATATAAAGTGTAA
- the rpsD gene encoding 30S ribosomal protein S4 encodes MARYTGPTWKISRRLGISLSGTGKELQKRPYPPGQHGPSQRRKLSEYGLQLQEKQKLRHMYGVNERQFRKTFEEAGKMPGKHGENFMILLESRLDNLVYRLGFARTRRQARQLVTHGHILVDGNRVNIPSYRVKPGQTISVREKSRNLQVIKEALELNNFVPDYLTLDAEKLEGTYTRLPERSELPAEINEALIVEFYSR; translated from the coding sequence ATGGCTCGTTATACAGGTCCAACGTGGAAAATTTCTCGCCGCCTAGGAATCTCCTTAAGCGGTACAGGTAAAGAGTTGCAAAAACGTCCTTACCCACCAGGTCAACATGGTCCAAGTCAACGCAGAAAACTTTCGGAATATGGTCTGCAATTGCAAGAAAAACAAAAACTTCGCCATATGTACGGCGTAAACGAACGTCAATTCCGCAAAACGTTTGAAGAAGCTGGCAAAATGCCTGGTAAACACGGGGAAAACTTTATGATTCTTTTAGAATCACGTTTAGACAACCTTGTTTACCGTTTAGGCTTTGCGCGTACTCGCCGCCAAGCTCGTCAGCTTGTAACGCACGGCCATATTTTAGTTGACGGAAACCGTGTAAACATTCCATCTTATCGCGTGAAACCTGGCCAAACGATTTCTGTCCGCGAAAAATCTCGCAACCTTCAAGTCATTAAAGAAGCATTAGAATTGAACAACTTCGTACCAGATTATTTAACATTGGATGCTGAAAAACTTGAAGGCACATATACTCGTTTACCTGAACGCTCCGAATTGCCAGCGGAAATTAACGAAGCATTAATCGTTGAGTTCTACTCTCGTTAA
- a CDS encoding cysteine desulfurase family protein → MIYLDNSATTKPFPEVVDSFVTVATKYFGNPSSLHELGMKAERLLTQAREQIAASLQVKPSEIIFTSGGTEANNFAIKGVAFQYRHRGNHIITTAIEHPSVSEACHQLEQLGFEVTYLPVNENGVVTVEQVKKALRDDTILVSIMHVNNEVGAIQPVEEIGELLSNYPKTIFHVDRVQGISKVPLDMKKAHIDLCTMSAHKFHGLRGAGILYVRQGIQLSPLLAGGGQEMQLRSGTENVPAIVAMAKALRMSLEKYDKQIDYLLEVKQAWLNELKEIPFIQINTPLEHSAPHIINFSLDGIKPEVFVHELEKNDIFVSTTSACSSKKKAPSKTLLAMGMGDKRAESGIRISLSFENTLEEIPIAIAVMKKAIEKLREVTR, encoded by the coding sequence ATGATTTATTTAGATAACAGCGCAACAACAAAACCGTTTCCTGAAGTGGTGGATTCGTTTGTCACTGTGGCTACAAAGTATTTCGGAAATCCGTCCTCTCTTCACGAATTAGGAATGAAAGCGGAGCGGCTATTAACGCAAGCTCGTGAACAAATTGCCGCGTCATTGCAAGTCAAACCGAGCGAAATTATTTTTACATCTGGAGGAACGGAAGCAAATAATTTTGCCATAAAAGGAGTTGCCTTTCAATATCGCCATCGCGGCAATCATATTATTACGACGGCGATTGAGCATCCATCTGTATCAGAGGCTTGCCATCAATTGGAACAATTAGGATTTGAAGTGACATATTTACCGGTGAATGAAAATGGTGTCGTTACAGTTGAGCAAGTAAAAAAAGCGCTGCGCGATGATACGATTCTCGTTTCGATTATGCATGTCAATAATGAAGTTGGCGCTATTCAACCTGTAGAAGAGATTGGTGAGCTGCTTTCGAACTATCCGAAAACGATTTTCCATGTCGACCGAGTGCAAGGAATCAGTAAAGTACCGCTTGATATGAAAAAAGCGCATATTGATTTATGTACAATGTCGGCTCATAAGTTTCATGGGCTGCGTGGTGCGGGAATTTTATACGTTCGCCAAGGAATTCAGCTTTCGCCGTTGTTAGCGGGCGGAGGGCAGGAAATGCAGCTCCGTTCTGGGACCGAAAATGTTCCGGCAATTGTAGCAATGGCAAAAGCGTTGCGGATGTCGTTAGAAAAATACGACAAACAAATCGATTATTTACTTGAAGTCAAGCAAGCTTGGCTCAATGAATTAAAAGAGATTCCCTTTATTCAAATAAATACGCCATTAGAGCATTCCGCCCCGCATATTATTAACTTTTCTTTAGATGGCATTAAACCGGAAGTGTTTGTTCATGAATTGGAAAAAAACGATATTTTTGTTTCCACTACATCGGCGTGTTCTTCGAAAAAGAAGGCGCCAAGTAAAACATTATTGGCGATGGGAATGGGGGACAAACGGGCGGAAAGCGGCATTCGCATTAGCCTTTCCTTTGAAAATACGCTCGAAGAAATTCCGATTGCTATCGCCGTGATGAAAAAGGCAATCGAAAAATTAAGAGAGGTAACGAGGTAA
- the hisJ gene encoding histidinol-phosphatase HisJ, whose translation MRDGHIHTPFCPHGSGDSLEQYVERAIMLGYKEISFTEHAPLPEGFTDPTPYQDSAMRREQIDHYFASLTDLKARYQNDIIIHIGLEVDFILGFEEKTARFLEDVGPLLDDGILSVHFLYCKGQYVCIDYSPEMFADIITLFGSIDNVYNAYYDTVLQSIRANLGPYKPKRIGHMTLIHKFQKRFPCSSPMTEPLLQILDEIKLRDYELDYNGAGARKPLCLQPYPPNWVIREAMKRNIRIIYGSDAHSANDLHQGTDVMLKEAFFD comes from the coding sequence TTGCGTGACGGGCACATCCATACCCCGTTTTGTCCGCACGGAAGCGGCGATTCACTAGAACAATACGTTGAACGGGCCATTATGCTTGGCTATAAAGAAATTTCTTTTACAGAGCATGCCCCGCTTCCGGAAGGATTTACCGATCCGACACCATATCAAGATAGCGCAATGCGTCGCGAACAAATCGATCATTATTTCGCATCATTAACCGATTTGAAAGCACGTTATCAAAATGATATTATCATCCACATCGGTCTTGAAGTCGATTTTATTCTCGGTTTCGAAGAAAAAACAGCACGATTTTTAGAAGATGTCGGACCGTTGTTAGATGACGGCATTTTATCTGTACATTTTCTCTATTGCAAAGGACAGTACGTCTGTATCGATTACAGCCCTGAAATGTTCGCCGATATCATAACATTATTCGGCTCGATCGACAATGTGTACAATGCGTATTACGACACAGTTTTGCAATCGATTCGCGCAAATCTTGGCCCGTATAAACCGAAACGCATTGGCCATATGACGCTTATCCATAAATTTCAAAAACGCTTCCCTTGTTCTTCACCGATGACGGAGCCGCTGTTACAGATTCTCGATGAAATAAAACTCCGCGATTATGAGCTTGACTATAACGGTGCAGGTGCTAGAAAACCGCTTTGTTTGCAGCCGTATCCGCCAAACTGGGTAATCCGCGAGGCAATGAAGCGAAACATCCGTATTATATATGGTTCAGACGCACATAGCGCAAACGATTTACATCAAGGAACGGACGTTATGCTAAAAGAAGCGTTTTTCGATTGA